The Fulvivirga maritima genome segment AGGGAATATTATTGATGGTTCAAAACTTTTAGCCTCCTCAAAATCCATATGCGCGTATGAGATAATAATAACTATATCTCCTACCTGCGCTTTACGAGCGGCGGGCCCATTAAGACAAACCATACCACTTCCTCTTTCTCCTTTTATAGTATAGGTCTCCAGTCTTTCACCATTATTTACATTTACGATCTGCACCTTTTCACCTTCTATCATATT includes the following:
- the panD gene encoding aspartate 1-decarboxylase; amino-acid sequence: MNIEVLKSKIHRVKITQAELHYVGSVTIDEDLLEAANMIEGEKVQIVNVNNGERLETYTIKGERGSGMVCLNGPAARKAQVGDIVIIISYAHMDFEEAKSFEPSIIFPDANNKLL